Proteins from a genomic interval of candidate division KSB1 bacterium:
- a CDS encoding TonB-dependent receptor codes for MAKSRRQFSRNFILLIAFLITFSTDLSAQTGILRGTVTDAETNKGLAGANVIVTSGELKTGTATSKSGQFELKNLPPGNYLIQVKHIGYQLKVIPNLFISNGETKELEIMLTVKAIEFNPISISASRRPEKVLDAPASVTVLNAAAIENRTALTPTDHLKALPAVDIISAGLNQSRVVVRGFNDLFSGSLLSLIDNRITRIPAVRLNAFQLIPASNLDIERIEVVSGPASALYGPNSANGVMHVLTKSPFDSKGTIVSVGGGERSVLIGTIRHAGVLNDKIGYKFSLQYYEGNDFPSVDSTEIVARLDAIRNGADPDTLRIGVRIFDIKSTNLDGRFDFHLSPELKFIVNGGFSRGDNIEITNQGAVQALDASFKYIQGRLIYKDFFAQAFINKISTGDTYFLRTGDFVINKSSLFVTQAQHSLSLSSRQQLTYGIDVLLTRPESEGTVNGRNEDNDNVNEIGAYLQSETNLTSKLKFLGAARIDDHNRLDGLNFSPRAALVFKPTPTNNFRLTFNRAFSTPTSDNLFSDVVGQRISTSIDPSLAVLAPFIGETLFEIRARGTWPSGFNFNFDPNGRPQMVTAFGGFLADNGFIPEANSYLPADAQSVWPAIRAVILSQIPPGLQGAFESILPAQLSQSAPANLRVINTETQELEPVDISFVRNIKPLFETTTTTFEVGYKGLIENKLLASVDLYHSKIKDFIGPLRVETPAVFINPETLGPVLAQDIANNDPNVTLEQATQFVNDFLMLDSLALLPIGVISPQEVQSGTDIILTHRNLGDVSVTGLDLSLTYQINRNWNITGNYSFINRDFFKSQDGFSDIALNAPKHKFGANLNYRNRNAGFDSNLRLRFVDSFPANSGIFTGTVDRYTILDLNATYTLPFFDNTRLNLTVQNLLNNKHREFVGLPEIGRLALVRLTQTL; via the coding sequence ATGGCAAAATCACGAAGACAATTTTCCAGGAATTTTATTTTATTAATTGCGTTCCTCATTACATTTTCAACGGATTTAAGTGCCCAGACCGGAATCCTGCGAGGCACCGTAACAGATGCAGAAACCAATAAAGGGCTTGCCGGCGCCAACGTGATTGTCACTTCCGGCGAGCTTAAGACAGGTACCGCCACTTCAAAATCGGGCCAATTTGAATTAAAAAATCTTCCCCCGGGAAATTATTTGATTCAAGTGAAACATATTGGCTACCAACTAAAAGTTATTCCGAATTTATTTATTTCAAACGGTGAAACAAAAGAGCTTGAAATTATGCTCACCGTAAAAGCCATTGAATTTAACCCAATCAGTATAAGCGCTTCCAGGCGTCCTGAAAAAGTGCTTGATGCACCGGCCTCGGTTACGGTTCTCAATGCGGCAGCTATTGAAAATCGCACAGCTCTAACTCCTACAGATCACTTGAAAGCTTTGCCCGCTGTTGACATCATTTCAGCGGGACTGAATCAATCGAGAGTTGTGGTTCGTGGATTTAATGATCTTTTTTCCGGATCCCTCCTTTCACTTATTGACAACCGTATCACCAGGATTCCAGCGGTACGCCTTAACGCCTTCCAATTGATTCCGGCCAGCAATTTGGATATTGAGCGCATCGAAGTCGTCTCAGGGCCTGCATCTGCACTTTATGGCCCCAACAGCGCTAACGGGGTCATGCACGTTTTAACCAAATCTCCCTTCGATTCAAAAGGAACCATAGTCAGTGTCGGGGGCGGTGAAAGAAGTGTACTGATCGGCACGATCAGGCATGCAGGCGTTTTAAACGATAAAATTGGCTACAAATTTTCGCTGCAATATTATGAAGGCAACGATTTTCCTTCGGTAGATTCCACTGAAATAGTTGCCCGCTTGGATGCTATTAGAAACGGCGCCGATCCGGATACCCTTAGAATTGGCGTAAGAATTTTCGACATCAAAAGCACCAATCTCGATGGACGTTTTGATTTCCATCTTTCACCTGAACTAAAATTTATTGTAAACGGCGGGTTCAGCCGAGGTGACAATATTGAAATCACTAACCAGGGCGCGGTTCAGGCTTTGGACGCGTCTTTTAAATATATCCAGGGACGATTGATTTATAAAGACTTTTTTGCACAGGCATTTATAAACAAAATTAGTACAGGGGACACTTACTTTCTTAGAACCGGAGATTTCGTCATAAACAAATCGAGTCTGTTTGTGACTCAGGCGCAGCACAGTTTGTCTTTGAGTAGCCGCCAACAATTGACATACGGTATCGATGTTTTACTCACCCGGCCCGAGTCAGAAGGAACTGTAAATGGCCGCAATGAGGATAACGATAATGTAAATGAAATCGGCGCCTATTTGCAGTCGGAAACCAATTTGACTTCCAAATTAAAATTTCTGGGTGCGGCCCGTATCGACGATCACAACCGTCTGGATGGTCTGAACTTTTCGCCAAGAGCAGCTCTGGTTTTTAAACCAACCCCTACCAATAATTTTAGGTTAACTTTTAACCGGGCTTTCAGTACTCCGACTTCTGACAACTTGTTCTCTGATGTGGTTGGTCAGCGTATCTCAACCTCAATCGATCCCAGTCTGGCTGTCCTGGCTCCTTTTATCGGCGAGACGTTGTTTGAGATTCGCGCGCGCGGCACCTGGCCTTCAGGATTTAACTTTAATTTTGATCCTAACGGCCGGCCGCAAATGGTCACGGCATTTGGTGGGTTTCTGGCAGACAACGGCTTTATTCCGGAAGCTAATTCCTACCTGCCTGCGGATGCCCAGTCGGTCTGGCCGGCAATTCGGGCAGTGATTCTTTCCCAGATTCCCCCGGGCCTCCAGGGCGCTTTTGAAAGTATCCTGCCTGCGCAATTAAGTCAGTCAGCCCCGGCAAACCTGAGAGTCATAAATACGGAAACCCAGGAATTAGAGCCGGTGGACATTTCATTTGTCCGAAACATTAAACCGCTTTTTGAAACTACAACAACAACTTTTGAGGTAGGTTACAAAGGGCTCATTGAAAACAAGCTGCTTGCGAGTGTGGATCTTTATCATTCAAAAATCAAAGATTTCATTGGACCGCTCAGAGTTGAAACACCTGCTGTTTTTATCAATCCGGAAACCCTGGGGCCGGTCTTAGCCCAAGACATTGCTAATAATGATCCGAACGTCACTTTAGAACAAGCAACTCAATTTGTGAACGATTTTCTCATGTTAGACAGTCTTGCGTTACTGCCAATTGGCGTCATCTCTCCTCAAGAAGTACAAAGCGGTACGGATATCATTCTGACCCATCGTAATTTAGGAGATGTATCGGTAACGGGCTTGGATTTAAGTTTGACTTACCAAATCAATCGCAACTGGAATATCACCGGTAATTACTCTTTTATAAACCGCGATTTCTTCAAAAGCCAGGACGGTTTTTCCGATATTGCGTTGAATGCACCCAAACACAAATTCGGCGCCAACCTCAACTATCGAAATAGAAACGCCGGATTTGACAGCAACCTCAGACTGCGTTTCGTGGATTCTTTTCCGGCAAATTCCGGAATATTTACCGGGACTGTCGACCGTTACACAATTCTGGATTTAAACGCCACCTACACCTTGCCATTCTTTGATAACACGCGCTTAAACTTAACTGTGCAAAATCTACTAAATAACAAACACAGAGAATTTGTCGGGCTTCCGGAAATCGGCAGATTGGCGTTGGTGCGGTTGACACAGACGTTATGA
- a CDS encoding aminopeptidase P N-terminal domain-containing protein: protein MKRLIFIFLLLTTTAYSQPLQKDMLVFADRRAAFMEKIDPNGIAIFPSKPVYLRNLDIEYPYRQESNFYYLSGFEEPESMLVINPSHPKYKYIMYVRKRDRRRETYDGPRAGVEGALATFKADTALYIEDFNRTIFRFIQYDRPIYYTFGINPETDDLVRKRLIERRSGGNWAITDPAPFLDQMRLIKNDGDWEMGLKKAINISVAAHLEAIKSIEPGMYEHEIQAVFEYVFRKNGSPRNGYNCIVGSGYNSTILHYNLNNKKIKDGDMILMDCAAEYGYYSADITRAVPANGKFTTEQKEIYQIVLDAQNTAINMVKPGIMKSELDKAINDILGKGLVKLGFIKDKKDYRIFSLHGYAHWIGLEVHDVGAYTQNGESVTLAPGMVFTVEPGLYVRTDVFEKMQERGYSEKEIAKIRQRVEKYMNIGVRIEDDIVVTESGFENLSKDVPREIAEIEKLMQGKGVGNLTISN, encoded by the coding sequence ATGAAACGACTCATATTTATATTTCTTCTGCTTACAACAACTGCTTATTCTCAACCCCTACAAAAAGACATGCTGGTTTTCGCAGATCGCCGTGCTGCTTTCATGGAAAAAATCGACCCGAATGGCATTGCGATTTTCCCGAGCAAACCGGTCTACTTGAGAAATTTAGACATTGAGTACCCTTACCGTCAGGAAAGCAATTTTTACTATTTGAGCGGATTCGAAGAGCCCGAGTCCATGCTTGTCATCAATCCTTCCCACCCGAAGTACAAATATATTATGTATGTTCGGAAGCGCGATCGTCGCCGCGAGACTTATGACGGTCCTCGCGCCGGCGTTGAAGGCGCCCTGGCGACCTTTAAGGCAGATACCGCGCTTTACATCGAAGACTTCAATCGTACCATTTTTCGTTTTATTCAATATGACCGGCCAATTTACTACACATTTGGGATTAACCCCGAGACCGACGATCTCGTCCGCAAACGTTTGATTGAGCGGCGCAGCGGCGGTAATTGGGCGATCACAGATCCGGCTCCTTTCCTCGATCAGATGCGGCTTATCAAGAATGACGGCGACTGGGAAATGGGCCTGAAAAAGGCAATCAATATTTCAGTCGCGGCACACCTGGAAGCGATCAAATCGATTGAACCGGGTATGTACGAACATGAAATTCAGGCGGTGTTTGAATATGTGTTCAGAAAAAATGGGTCCCCTCGGAATGGATACAACTGCATCGTCGGGTCCGGTTATAACAGCACGATTTTACACTACAACCTGAACAATAAAAAAATCAAAGACGGCGACATGATCCTGATGGATTGCGCCGCCGAATACGGTTATTATTCTGCAGACATTACCCGCGCAGTCCCTGCAAACGGTAAATTCACTACAGAACAAAAAGAAATTTACCAAATCGTTCTGGATGCCCAAAACACCGCAATCAACATGGTCAAGCCGGGTATAATGAAGAGCGAGTTGGACAAGGCTATCAATGATATTCTTGGAAAAGGTTTAGTGAAACTTGGATTTATTAAAGATAAAAAAGATTACCGGATCTTCTCTCTCCACGGATATGCACACTGGATAGGACTGGAAGTCCATGACGTTGGTGCTTATACGCAAAATGGCGAGTCGGTGACTTTGGCACCGGGCATGGTCTTTACTGTTGAACCCGGACTTTACGTTCGCACCGACGTTTTTGAAAAGATGCAGGAAAGAGGATACTCCGAAAAAGAAATCGCTAAAATAAGACAGCGGGTGGAAAAGTATATGAACATCGGTGTGCGCATTGAGGATGACATTGTAGTGACGGAAAGCGGATTTGAGAATTTGAGCAAAGATGTGCCGCGTGAAATTGCAGAAATTGAAAAATTGATGCAGGGCAAGGGGGTTGGAAATTTGACGATAAGCAACTGA
- a CDS encoding ATP-binding protein — protein sequence MFKPAQKEQLKVPGHQDYMPDLREFVNRVGRKYGLAEKLINTFKLAIDEAATNIIAHGYRDQQSHITIQAIVKRKSITFVLIDQGPFFDPNWAEEPDLLNSAETGERPHLGIFLMRKLIDKIEYSKTDAGNELRLTKHRQPAKRPLRLKPSIVPLQILKSPYFLAVFTILTISFFFYSYKRAEFKRVSDFLSAGEEISTIIANHLGPTRADFLKSADGAIYLKTYLQPIYEEKVWQIHSISVADSSGKIIWSTKSAEIQIPFRRPHGVTFIKEGIFTYSIDGTGIYEFEKLTTQKRDFFSGKIRVMFLKDYLERQIKIEEIHHLRNGLIVLGVGYIAILFLAYLIKYPLRRFFKHPEKGHGAETDEIADEVDTFIKRANENPEWGILNEKISKINPPKQIEAKETGTKTDDDAPDKNEGSSLDAVNPAKITVKKPEYNSRQLPAPSPPAETQKAGKAPKRIKNNSPAKADLEFTLSEFLDCLNSKAETARSAAANFKEAAQELDPDPQLESAPEIEEIQGTAPEPVQEIVEAPDLDFEIGDISDSLVDAIFDDFAGDQIGRVKDDTSTEEPQKQEEKEESAEKVVEPAEERPEGQIEEEIVTEESFESKVEEKPEAEIKLLPEPAQKKTPQTEKEQILEADLGIEADSILVESIEDLFSKIKKVHNLISKTDKPAAESGQTESEPEVKAATEPIKTEPESSLVSENEEIEIASAPQVEENTVEFKSEAAEPAEKAEALLVAGVKHYQKKQFEDAIITFRNLLKIEPDSKNIYLLLGNAYFKNGMMTEALSVYEQYKKKYPGESIAHENLALIYEKKDVYQSALKEWKAALDLNHDRPDIKRKIEQAEQALRAETQNGNSVKETQTIESEPPRAKAKPNKQDEQKNTLLKEGIYHYRNKNFAAAINSFKVANKLFPTFKKAYSFLGVTYFRHKMFDESVQIFEKLKQLQFESESEHENMGIIYAKQGLYRLALNEWEKVLTAHPNRTDIKEKIDKVFERL from the coding sequence TTGTTTAAACCCGCACAGAAAGAGCAACTTAAAGTACCCGGCCACCAAGATTATATGCCGGATTTGCGTGAATTCGTAAATCGGGTCGGTAGAAAATACGGTCTGGCGGAAAAGCTAATTAACACTTTTAAATTAGCCATTGATGAAGCTGCGACGAATATCATCGCACACGGTTACCGGGATCAACAAAGTCATATTACAATCCAAGCTATTGTAAAAAGAAAGAGCATCACATTTGTGCTGATCGATCAAGGTCCTTTCTTTGACCCCAATTGGGCTGAAGAACCGGATCTTTTAAATTCGGCTGAAACAGGCGAGAGACCCCACTTGGGAATCTTCCTCATGCGAAAATTAATCGATAAGATTGAGTATTCTAAAACGGATGCCGGTAATGAGCTTCGGCTGACAAAGCATCGCCAACCTGCCAAAAGGCCGCTCAGGCTTAAGCCCTCGATTGTTCCGCTTCAAATCCTAAAATCACCTTATTTTCTCGCCGTATTTACAATTTTAACAATATCCTTTTTCTTTTATTCTTATAAAAGAGCAGAGTTCAAACGGGTTTCCGATTTTCTTTCTGCAGGGGAAGAAATATCAACGATAATTGCCAATCATTTAGGCCCGACGAGAGCGGATTTCTTGAAATCGGCCGATGGTGCAATTTATTTAAAAACCTACCTGCAACCTATTTATGAAGAGAAAGTATGGCAAATTCATAGCATTTCGGTAGCAGACAGCAGCGGCAAAATTATCTGGTCAACAAAATCTGCAGAAATCCAAATACCGTTTAGGCGCCCCCATGGCGTTACTTTTATTAAAGAAGGTATCTTTACTTATTCAATTGATGGAACGGGGATTTATGAATTTGAAAAACTGACGACCCAAAAACGTGATTTCTTTTCGGGGAAAATTCGCGTGATGTTTCTTAAGGATTACCTTGAACGGCAAATTAAAATCGAAGAAATACATCATCTTAGGAATGGCCTAATCGTTCTCGGAGTAGGTTATATCGCAATTTTGTTTTTGGCTTATTTAATTAAATATCCACTACGAAGATTTTTCAAACACCCGGAAAAAGGACATGGCGCAGAAACCGACGAGATTGCCGATGAAGTCGACACTTTTATTAAGAGGGCAAATGAAAATCCCGAATGGGGAATATTAAACGAAAAAATCTCTAAAATTAATCCGCCTAAACAAATCGAAGCAAAAGAAACAGGCACCAAAACAGACGACGACGCTCCTGATAAAAACGAGGGATCCAGTCTCGATGCTGTTAATCCCGCCAAAATAACTGTGAAAAAGCCCGAGTATAATTCCAGGCAATTACCGGCACCGTCTCCACCGGCAGAAACCCAAAAAGCCGGCAAAGCACCTAAACGTATAAAGAATAATTCTCCGGCTAAGGCGGATCTCGAATTCACTTTGTCTGAATTCTTAGACTGCCTGAATTCAAAAGCTGAAACTGCAAGATCTGCGGCGGCAAATTTCAAGGAAGCCGCTCAAGAATTGGATCCGGATCCTCAATTAGAATCTGCTCCGGAAATCGAAGAAATTCAGGGAACGGCGCCTGAACCCGTCCAGGAAATCGTTGAGGCACCAGACCTCGATTTCGAAATTGGGGATATCTCAGATTCGTTAGTTGATGCAATTTTTGATGACTTTGCCGGCGACCAAATTGGGAGAGTCAAGGATGATACATCCACAGAAGAACCTCAAAAACAAGAAGAAAAGGAAGAGAGCGCAGAAAAGGTAGTTGAACCGGCTGAGGAAAGGCCGGAGGGACAGATCGAAGAAGAGATCGTAACGGAAGAAAGTTTCGAAAGCAAAGTTGAAGAGAAACCTGAAGCAGAGATCAAGCTTCTGCCGGAGCCCGCACAGAAAAAGACACCGCAAACTGAAAAAGAACAAATACTAGAAGCCGATCTTGGAATCGAAGCCGACTCAATTCTGGTTGAATCTATTGAGGATTTATTTTCAAAGATAAAGAAAGTTCACAACTTAATATCAAAGACAGATAAGCCTGCTGCAGAATCCGGGCAGACTGAGTCAGAACCAGAGGTAAAGGCTGCCACAGAACCGATCAAAACGGAACCTGAAAGCAGCCTCGTTTCCGAGAATGAGGAGATTGAAATTGCAAGCGCACCGCAGGTCGAGGAAAACACAGTTGAATTTAAATCTGAAGCCGCTGAACCTGCTGAAAAAGCAGAGGCTCTTCTTGTGGCTGGCGTCAAACACTATCAAAAAAAACAATTTGAAGATGCAATTATCACATTTCGAAATTTGCTCAAAATTGAACCTGATTCAAAAAATATTTACTTATTGTTGGGGAACGCCTATTTTAAAAATGGTATGATGACCGAGGCGCTTTCGGTGTATGAGCAATACAAAAAAAAGTACCCTGGCGAGTCGATTGCACATGAGAATCTGGCTCTGATTTACGAAAAGAAGGACGTCTATCAATCAGCGCTTAAAGAATGGAAAGCGGCATTAGACCTAAACCATGATAGACCGGATATTAAGAGAAAAATCGAACAGGCGGAGCAAGCTCTTAGGGCGGAAACTCAAAATGGCAACTCGGTAAAAGAAACCCAAACAATCGAAAGTGAGCCTCCCCGGGCAAAGGCTAAGCCAAATAAGCAGGATGAGCAAAAAAACACATTACTTAAAGAGGGCATCTACCACTATCGCAACAAAAATTTTGCTGCTGCAATTAATAGCTTCAAAGTCGCGAACAAGCTTTTCCCTACATTTAAAAAAGCTTACAGTTTTTTGGGAGTCACTTATTTTCGACATAAGATGTTTGACGAATCGGTGCAAATTTTTGAGAAATTGAAACAGTTGCAATTTGAGAGCGAATCCGAACATGAAAACATGGGCATCATTTATGCTAAACAAGGCCTCTATCGCCTGGCATTAAACGAATGGGAAAAAGTATTAACTGCACATCCAAACCGCACGGATATTAAAGAGAAAATAGACAAAGTTTTTGAACGGCTTTAA
- the yqeC gene encoding putative selenium-dependent hydroxylase accessory protein YqeC, which produces MPFYSLLGSSINSFKGQIISVIGGGGKSSLLKKIGQELVNLNLKVILTTTTKIEPFPNTGLVLLKDRGQDIREELTYMLDEFKIVMVAKDRYKEDRLVGVNTEIVRKFKKYANIVLVEADGARQRPFKTHMPHEPVIPAATDKVIMVIGSEIVHQPLNDQTVHRAELFAKKWNMALGAKLTRKIIAKELLSTAGYTRKIPLTSNVAIFINKTDLNLDRAKSLAEYLMKKCDYPIFLGSIKNNSILQVNPNQTA; this is translated from the coding sequence ATGCCGTTTTACTCACTGCTGGGTTCCTCGATTAACAGCTTCAAGGGACAAATTATCTCCGTAATCGGAGGCGGTGGAAAGTCCTCCCTGCTAAAAAAGATCGGCCAGGAATTAGTTAATCTTAATTTAAAAGTCATCCTCACAACCACCACCAAGATTGAGCCGTTTCCAAATACGGGGTTGGTTCTGCTTAAAGATCGCGGCCAAGATATCCGTGAAGAATTGACTTATATGCTTGATGAGTTTAAAATTGTGATGGTTGCCAAAGATCGCTACAAAGAAGATAGGCTTGTTGGAGTCAATACTGAGATTGTCCGAAAATTTAAAAAGTACGCAAATATTGTATTAGTCGAAGCAGATGGGGCCAGGCAGCGTCCTTTTAAAACACACATGCCCCACGAACCGGTTATTCCTGCAGCAACGGATAAAGTAATTATGGTAATTGGTTCAGAAATTGTCCACCAACCTCTGAATGATCAAACGGTGCATCGGGCTGAGTTGTTTGCCAAAAAATGGAATATGGCTTTAGGAGCAAAGTTGACCCGGAAAATTATTGCAAAGGAGCTTTTATCCACGGCCGGCTATACTCGCAAAATACCACTCACCTCGAATGTTGCTATCTTTATAAATAAAACCGATCTTAATTTAGACCGCGCTAAATCACTGGCAGAATATTTAATGAAAAAATGTGATTATCCCATCTTTTTGGGGAGCATTAAGAATAATTCTATTTTACAGGTGAATCCCAATCAAACGGCCTAA